In Nocardioides cavernae, a single genomic region encodes these proteins:
- a CDS encoding PTS fructose transporter subunit IIABC, with the protein MTSLITTDLVRLGADWGSDKHDVIRALAGVVDDAGRATGKDQLIEDAFARESTSATGLPGGIAIPHCRTAGVEVPTLAFARLDPPVDFGAKDGPADLAFLIAAPAGGDADHLTILTKLARALVKPAFTDALRAAESDEEVVDLVAHELGEPAPAPKHAAAPASGAASGAAVPGGGETAPGQAAGAAAPAATAVAAPAGTTSLVAVTACPTGIAHTYMAAEALEAAAERAGVDIQVETQGSAGSTPLAHDTIARAGAVIFAVDVGVRDRGRFAGKPMVSSSVKRPIDDADAMISEALRYAADPTNSPRVEGDAAAAGGDTGGEESWGARVRRVLMTGVSYMIPFVAAGGLLIAISFLLGGYEIANHAGAVLADSTLFNPPDISAYSDPGLDHVLFDSSVMAYLGAALFMLGKIAFAFFVPALAGYIAYAIADRPGIAPGFVMGGLVTDISAFGAPQSGFLGAIVGGVLAGVIAHWIASWKAPTWARGLMPVLIIPLLTTLIAGLIMIVVLGKPIAWLMEQLTEGLNSMTGESAVLLGVILGLMMAFDMGGPLNKVAYSFAAAGVGGAALASDAPELKIMAAVMLAGMVPPLALALATVIRPGLFSIPERENGKAGWALGASFITEGAIPFAAADPLRVIPGIMLGSAVTGGLSMAMDVAVRAPHGGIFVLFAVQNVLGFLIALAAGTVVGAFAVIALKSIGKRDTDVATV; encoded by the coding sequence ATGACCTCACTGATCACCACCGACCTCGTCCGCCTGGGCGCCGACTGGGGCTCGGACAAGCACGACGTCATCCGCGCCCTCGCCGGCGTCGTCGACGACGCCGGCCGAGCCACCGGCAAGGACCAGCTCATCGAGGACGCGTTCGCGCGCGAGTCCACCTCCGCCACCGGCCTCCCGGGTGGCATCGCGATCCCGCACTGCCGCACGGCCGGGGTCGAGGTGCCGACGCTCGCCTTCGCGCGGCTGGATCCGCCCGTCGACTTCGGCGCGAAGGACGGTCCGGCCGACCTGGCGTTCCTCATCGCCGCGCCGGCCGGCGGCGACGCCGACCACCTCACCATCCTCACCAAGCTGGCCCGCGCCCTGGTCAAGCCCGCCTTCACCGACGCGCTCCGGGCCGCGGAGAGCGACGAGGAGGTCGTGGACCTCGTCGCCCACGAGCTCGGCGAGCCCGCCCCGGCCCCGAAGCACGCCGCCGCCCCGGCGTCGGGTGCGGCCTCCGGCGCAGCCGTCCCCGGTGGCGGGGAGACCGCCCCCGGGCAGGCCGCCGGAGCCGCGGCTCCTGCGGCGACAGCCGTCGCTGCTCCCGCGGGAACGACCTCCCTCGTCGCGGTCACCGCCTGCCCGACCGGCATCGCCCACACCTACATGGCCGCCGAGGCCCTCGAGGCCGCCGCCGAGCGCGCCGGGGTCGACATCCAGGTCGAGACGCAGGGCTCCGCCGGGTCGACCCCGCTCGCCCACGACACCATCGCCCGCGCCGGCGCGGTCATCTTCGCCGTCGACGTCGGCGTGCGCGACCGTGGCCGGTTCGCCGGGAAGCCCATGGTCAGCTCGAGCGTGAAGCGGCCGATCGACGACGCCGACGCCATGATCAGCGAGGCGCTGCGCTACGCCGCCGACCCCACCAATTCACCGAGGGTCGAGGGCGACGCCGCGGCTGCCGGAGGCGACACCGGCGGCGAGGAGTCCTGGGGCGCTCGCGTCCGCCGGGTCCTGATGACCGGCGTCTCCTACATGATCCCGTTCGTCGCGGCGGGTGGCCTCCTGATCGCGATCAGCTTCCTGCTGGGCGGCTACGAGATCGCCAACCACGCCGGTGCCGTGCTGGCCGACTCGACGCTGTTCAACCCGCCGGACATCTCGGCGTACTCCGACCCCGGCCTCGACCACGTGCTCTTCGACTCGAGCGTCATGGCCTACCTCGGGGCCGCGCTGTTCATGCTGGGCAAGATCGCCTTCGCCTTCTTCGTCCCGGCGCTCGCCGGCTACATCGCGTACGCCATCGCCGACCGCCCCGGCATCGCCCCGGGCTTCGTGATGGGCGGCCTGGTCACCGACATCTCGGCCTTCGGCGCCCCGCAGAGCGGCTTCCTCGGCGCCATCGTGGGTGGTGTGCTCGCCGGCGTGATCGCGCACTGGATCGCCAGCTGGAAGGCGCCCACCTGGGCCCGCGGCCTGATGCCCGTGCTGATCATCCCGCTCCTGACCACCCTCATCGCCGGACTGATCATGATCGTGGTGCTCGGCAAGCCGATCGCCTGGCTGATGGAGCAGCTGACCGAGGGCCTGAACTCGATGACCGGTGAGAGCGCCGTCCTGCTCGGCGTCATCCTCGGCCTGATGATGGCCTTCGACATGGGCGGTCCGCTCAACAAGGTCGCCTACAGCTTCGCCGCCGCCGGCGTCGGAGGGGCAGCCCTGGCCAGCGACGCGCCCGAGCTGAAGATCATGGCCGCGGTCATGCTCGCCGGCATGGTCCCGCCCCTCGCGCTGGCCCTGGCCACGGTCATCCGCCCCGGCCTGTTCTCCATCCCGGAGCGGGAGAACGGCAAGGCGGGCTGGGCACTCGGCGCCTCCTTCATCACCGAGGGAGCCATCCCGTTCGCCGCCGCCGACCCGCTGCGCGTCATCCCCGGGATCATGCTCGGCAGCGCCGTCACGGGCGGCCTCTCGATGGCGATGGACGTCGCCGTCCGCGCCCCGCACGGAGGCATCTTCGTCCTCTTCGCCGTGCAGAACGTCCTCGGCTTCCTGATCGCGCTCGCCGCCGGCACGGTCGTCGGCGCCTTCGCCGTCATCGCGCTCAAGAGCATCGGCAAGCGCGACACGGACGTCGCTACTGTCTGA
- a CDS encoding HPr family phosphocarrier protein: MPSKSVVVGSAVGLHARPAAIIAEKAAELGSDVTINGVDASSSLMIMTLGAGNGDTVEVAGDDQAAVDTIAALVEQDLDA; encoded by the coding sequence ATGCCCAGCAAGTCCGTCGTCGTCGGCTCCGCCGTCGGCCTCCACGCCCGTCCCGCCGCGATCATCGCCGAGAAGGCCGCCGAGCTCGGCTCGGACGTGACCATCAACGGCGTCGACGCGAGCTCCTCGCTGATGATCATGACCCTGGGCGCCGGCAACGGCGACACGGTCGAGGTCGCCGGTGACGACCAGGCCGCGGTCGACACGATCGCCGCGCTGGTCGAGCAGGACCTCGACGCCTGA